A section of the Mangifera indica cultivar Alphonso chromosome 12, CATAS_Mindica_2.1, whole genome shotgun sequence genome encodes:
- the LOC123193595 gene encoding LOW QUALITY PROTEIN: START domain-containing protein 10 (The sequence of the model RefSeq protein was modified relative to this genomic sequence to represent the inferred CDS: deleted 1 base in 1 codon) produces the protein MNSPTPCSRSWSVSEDSLKRYVHFASESCIQELLSASDSNRFGNDNDGWKILTLDNGVEISKRRSGSHHTFRSRWLLKSVSPRQFITVANAIDAAKQWDGDLVEAKYIKDLEDNLDIIQLRFGENSKPLFRNREFIVYERRETMEDGTLVVAVASLPKEIAAGLHPKQNNAIRGLLLQSGWVVEKLEDDSCMVTYVVQLDPAGWVPKCFVNRLNTKLVMIIENLRKLAQACPTNGGVTVSTQE, from the exons ATGAACAGTCCAACACCTTGCAGCAGGTCCTG GTCTGTAAGTGAAGATTCATTGAAAAGATATGTGCACTTTGCAAGTGAAAGTTGCATACAGGAGTTGTTATCAGCCTCAGACTCAAACAGGTTTGGAAATGACAATGATGGATGGAAAATACTGACTCTTGATAATGGAGTTGAGATTTCCAAAAGAAGATCGGGTTCACACCACACTTTTAGAAGCAGATGGCTGCTGAAATCAGTCTCTCCGCGGCAATTCATCACTGTTGCAAATGCCATAGATGCTGCCAAG CAATGGGATGGTGATCTAGTGGAAGCAAAGTACATAAAAGATCTAGAAGATAATCTCGATATAATTCAACTCAGATTCGGGGAGAACTCAAAACCTCTTTTTAGAAATAGAGAATTCATTGTTTATGAACGA CGTGAAACAATGGAAGATGGCACTCTT GTGGTTGCAGTAGCATCACTGCCAAAAGAGATAGCAGCTGGATTGCATCCAAAGCAAAACAATGCAATAAGAGGACTTTTGCTTCAATCAGGATGGGTTGTGGAGAAGCTTGAAGATGACTCGTGTATGGTCACTTATGTTGTTCAg ttagatCCTGCAGGATGGGTGCCCAAGTGCTTTGTGAATCGGCTTAACACAAAACTGGTTATGATCATTGAAAACCTTAGGAAGCTAGCACAAGCTTGTCCAACAAATGGTGGTGTGACTGTGAGTACACAAGAGTAA